Below is a window of Fibrobacter sp. DNA.
CGATCAGAACCGGATGATAGCGGAACATCTCTTTGATCTTTCGATCCCTGTTGACAGAAAAATGCAGGAAATCAGCAAGTCGCTTTACAAGAACTGGGGATTTCCATTTACAGTTATAAAAGCGATGGATATTATCGAGTCGGATGCCTGCACCCTTGAACTCGCAAAGTGTATCTCTACCGACCCGGCTGTCTCCTCCGCTATTCTCAAGATTGCCAATACTGTTCAATACGCAAGAAGATACGGACGAATAACGGATGTCAAGGAAGCGGTGGTCCGCCTCGGTTTCAGAGAAACCAGAAGCATAATGGCCTGTCTTTCACTTATTGACCTGTCACCGGAAATTTACCGCAACCGGGGATTTGGCAGACGTGAATTCTGGCTCCACTCACTTGCGGTGGGATTGATAGCCGAGAAGATCTGTATCGATTGCCGTATGGCCAGACCGGATCTGGCTTTTATGGCCGGGCTTCTGCATGATTTCGGGAAGATTCCGCTCGATAATGATTTTGAAAACGTGTTCCCACGGCTCCTTGATAAAACCATGAGCGATATCTGCGCATTTTATGAAGCAGAGGAGACGCTTATGGGGTTTACTCATGCAAATCTGGGGCACTATCTTACCTCAAAATGGAATTTCCCCACATCGGTGTCGATGGCAATTTTGAATCATCATGACCCCGAGCGAATTCTGAAGAATTCTTCTTTAAATGACAAGATTCTCCAGGAGTCGGTCTTTATCGGGAATCTGCTGGCAAAGGCATTCGGACTGGGACACAGTTGCGATGAGATACTGGAGGAGATCCCCGCAGAGATGCTGAAGGATCTTCAGATGGGTTCCGGACCTGATGAAAAGTTTTTCGCATACATAGTCAGGCAGCTCAAGGAACTCTGTTCCTATTTGAATCTGCAGATTCGTGAGCTCAGGAGTGATGGACAGAGGGTGGAGGGAGGAGTGTCTGATGTGGTTGTAGTCTATAATGACTGCGCCATTTATCATCCCATGGTCGTTGCTTTACGGAATAACGGCTTTAAGGTCATTGTTACCAACCAGATACCATCAGATGTTTCCGGCCATAAAAGGGTGATTATCTCAATTCCGGAACCGGGATCACCTCTCGATATCAATATTTACGGAGAAGAACGCGAGGCGGGCCGTAACGAAACCTTGAAAATATTCCTGGTAAACATGGAACACTACAGGGAGCTCAGGCACGGGATCTCCGATACAAATCTTATCCTGATGGACCGGAGGACCTTCGATATCAGGCTGCTTCTGCACACTCTTGATGTCTTTTTTGAAAGAATTACAGTACCGATAGGCTGATTTGACCAGACCAGAGCGGGATTGTCAGGGTATGCTGCCTCTATTTCTGGGCAGCAAATTTCTCCTTCATCTCTTTGAAGAAGTTCTCCATAAACTGCTGCTTCTCTTCATCCTGCTTTTCACCGATTTTGCCATCAAGGTGCTCTTCGGGAATCTCATTGAGAAAGGGACATGGTGTGACAACGCGCTGTTTTCCTCTGAAAACTTTTGTACCGGGATATGTGAGATATAGTC
It encodes the following:
- a CDS encoding HDOD domain-containing protein, with the translated sequence DQNRMIAEHLFDLSIPVDRKMQEISKSLYKNWGFPFTVIKAMDIIESDACTLELAKCISTDPAVSSAILKIANTVQYARRYGRITDVKEAVVRLGFRETRSIMACLSLIDLSPEIYRNRGFGRREFWLHSLAVGLIAEKICIDCRMARPDLAFMAGLLHDFGKIPLDNDFENVFPRLLDKTMSDICAFYEAEETLMGFTHANLGHYLTSKWNFPTSVSMAILNHHDPERILKNSSLNDKILQESVFIGNLLAKAFGLGHSCDEILEEIPAEMLKDLQMGSGPDEKFFAYIVRQLKELCSYLNLQIRELRSDGQRVEGGVSDVVVVYNDCAIYHPMVVALRNNGFKVIVTNQIPSDVSGHKRVIISIPEPGSPLDINIYGEEREAGRNETLKIFLVNMEHYRELRHGISDTNLILMDRRTFDIRLLLHTLDVFFERITVPIG